The following DNA comes from Trichocoleus sp. FACHB-46.
GGCTAGTTCCCCCTTTTTGCTCCTGCTGCATGTTGATGCGCACGGACAACACTCCCATCGACAAAGTGGATGTCCCAGTTAATTTTGCCCTCGGCATCGGCCTCGATCTGCAGGGCTTCGAGCAGTTGCTGCCACAAGCCGATGTGACGCCAGTGGTAGAATCGACCTGAAACTGTTGACCAGTGACCATAGCGACTGGGTAAGTCTCGCCAAGGAGCACCAGTTCTGAGAATCCACAAGATGCCGTTGATGACGGTTCGATGGTCTTTAGCGGGGCAACCTGTATGAGGCTTTTGTGGTGGAAGCAGGGACCAAATGCGCTTCCACTGCCGATCGTTTAATTCACCCCGTCGGTTCTTCTTTTGTGGTGGAAGAATCATGGAGGTTAATCAGTATTCCTGCACTATTTCTATTCTGCCAAAGGGTTTTAAAACACGCCCTAGTGTGCGATTGACCAGAGCTTGCACCTCGTTTGCCTGAGTCACATCCGTTTGGACAAAGATTGCTTCTCCCCCAGCTTCAACGATGTGTTTGACGGTTTCTTCCCCTTCCGTGAC
Coding sequences within:
- a CDS encoding SDR family NAD(P)-dependent oxidoreductase, translated to MSGRMDGKVVIVTGGSSGIGRATAIAFAREGAQVVIAARRVTEGEETVKHIVEAGGEAIFVQTDVTQANEVQALVNRTLGRVLKPFGRIEIVQEY